In the Lycium ferocissimum isolate CSIRO_LF1 unplaced genomic scaffold, AGI_CSIRO_Lferr_CH_V1 ctg2330, whole genome shotgun sequence genome, one interval contains:
- the LOC132043355 gene encoding uncharacterized protein LOC132043355 yields the protein MPRGSGESSSAQKRPTGSGESVGLKRGRGSGQSSSAQKRPKNAGLGCYINPTTGRTVINPGSSSERVVRHGTMRDSNAVNIDLGFKPPSLKFKGKSVVTTTQLQQQSRNRRNITTNKPSTQLEARKKAIWQF from the exons ATGCCTAGAGGAAGTGGTGAATCAAGCTCTGCACAGAAAAGGCCTACAGGAAGTGGTGAATCAGTTGGGTTGAAAAGGGGTAGAGGAAGTGGTCAATCAAGTTCTGCACAGAAAAGGCCTAAAAATGCAGGCCTTGGATGCTACATAAACCCAACAACTGGAAGAACTGTCATTAAT CCTGGTAGTTCAAGTGAGAGAGTTGTGAGGCATGGGACTATGAGGGATAGCAATGCAGTCAACATTGATCTTGGATTTAAACCTCCTAGTCTGAAGTTCAAAGGTAAAAGTGTTGTCACAACCACACAGCTACAGCAGCAGTCTAGAAACAGGAGAAATATAACCACCAACAAGCCTTCTACCCAATTAGAAGCAAGGAAGAAGGCAATTTGGCAATTCTGA